A section of the Corvus hawaiiensis isolate bCorHaw1 chromosome 16, bCorHaw1.pri.cur, whole genome shotgun sequence genome encodes:
- the GPR139 gene encoding probable G-protein coupled receptor 139 → MEHSHLHLHNGSLLAHHRYGCGLGYAPVVYYSLLLCLGLPANILTVIILSQLVARRQKSSYNYLLALAAADILVLFFIVFVDFLMEDFILNKQMPQVLDKIIEVLEFSSIHTSIWITVPLTIDRYIAVCHPLKYHTVSYPARTRKVIVSVYITCFLTSIPYYWWPNIWSEDYISTSMHHVLIWVHCFTVYLVPCSIFFILNSIIVYKLRRKSNFRLRGYSTGKTTAILFTITSIFAILWAPRIIMILYHLYVSPINNSWVVHIVSDIANMLALLNTAINFFLYCFISKRFRTMAAATLKAFFKCQKQPVQFYTNHNFSITSSPWISPANSHCIKMLVYQYDKNGKPIKISP, encoded by the exons ATGGAGCACAGCCACCTCCACCTCCACAACGGCTCGCTCCTGGCGCACCACCGCTATGGCTGCGGCTTGGGATACGCACCCGTCGTCTACtacagcctgctgctctgcctcggGCTGCCGG cAAACATCTTGACAGTCATCATCCTCTCCCAGCTTGTAGCTCGCAGGCAGAAGTCCTCCTATAATTACCTTCTAGCTCTAGCTGCTGCCGACATCCTGGTTCTCTTCTTCATCGTCTTTGTTGACTTCCTCATGGAAGACTTCATCTTAAACAAACAGATGCCTCAGGTACTGGACAAAATAATTGAGGTCTTGGAATTTTCTTCCATCCACACGTCGATTTGGATCACGGTCCCGCTGACCATCGACAGGTACATCGCGGTGTGCCACCCCCTCAAGTACCACACCGTCTCCTACCCGGCTCGCACCCGCAAAGTCATTGTGAGCGTCTACATCACCTGCTTTTTGACCAGCATCCCCTACTACTGGTGGCCCAACATTTGGAGTGAAGACTACATCAGCACGTCCATGCACCACGTCCTCATCTGGGTGCACTGCTTCACCGTGTACTTAGTGCCCTGCTCCATCTTCTTCATCCTCAATTCCATCATTGTGTACAAGCTGCGGCGAAAGAGCAATTTCCGCCTGCGAGGGTACTCCACGGGGAAAACAACAGCCATTTTGTTTACTATAACTTCTATTTTTGCCATACTGTGGGCGCCAAGAATAATCATGATATTGTATCACCTCTACGTGTCGCCTATAAACAACAGCTGGGTGGTCCATATTGTGTCGGACATCGCCAATatgctggcactgctgaacACTGCCATTAATTTCTTCCTCTACTGTTTTATTAGCAAAAGGTTTCGCACAATGGCAGCTGCCACCTTGAAAGCCTTCTTTAAGTGTCAGAAGCAGCCTGTGCAATTCTATACAAACCATAACTTTTCCATAACGAGCAGCCCTTGGATTTCCCCAGCCAACTCTCACTGCATCAAAATGCTTGTTTACCAGTATGATAAGAATGGAAAGCCTATAAAAATATCACCATGA